The sequence TTTCACCAATTAGAGTAGAGACTCCAACTCCTGTAGCGTTAATTCGGGAATGCCCTTCCCTATTTTTAGCTGAATTCAAAATATTTTTAGCAGCGTTTATATCTCTATGAAGTTCGCACCCGCAACGACAAATATGGGTGCGAGTTGATAGAGATTTTTTAACGATTACCCCACAATTACTGCATTTTTGCGAAGTGTAATGGGGTGGAACAGCAATCGCTAATTTATCAAATTTAGCCGCAAAATATTCTATCCATTGTCGAAACAAATACCATCCTGCATCACTAATTGACTTAGCTAAACAGTGGTTTTTAACCAGATTTCTAACACTTAAATCTTCGTAGACGACTACATCGTTTGATGTGCATACGTTACGCGCAATTCTCTTGGCGTGTTCATTCCGTTGTCTACTTACTTTTAAGTGTTTTTTGGCGTAAATTTTTCTGGCTTTCCGTCTTCCCGATGAACCTTTAACCTTTTTGTAAATTTCTCTCTGAGATTTTTTAATAGAGTTTTCTGCTTTCTGGTGAAACTTAGGATTGGGTTCTTGATACCCGTTAGAATCTGTATAGAAAGATTCTATGCCAACATCAAGTCCAATTTCCTTTCCAGTTTTCGGTTGAACATCGGTGACGGCAATATTAAGACAGAACTGGCAGTAATATCCATCAGCACGACGGAGAAGTCTAACTCGTTTAATAGACTTAACTGGGTATTGATGGATATCCCATTTTCCCAGAAGTTTAAGCTCACTAATCCCTTTTTTGTCAGTTATCGTGATTCGTCTTTTAGTTGGATTAAGCACCCAACCCGACGTTTTATATTCAACAGAACGGCAATCTTTCTGGAAACGAGGATATCCTTTCTTTCCAGTTTTTTTGGATTTACAATTTTCGTAAAAACGAGAAATTGCCAACCATGCTCGTTCCG comes from Planktothrix serta PCC 8927 and encodes:
- a CDS encoding RNA-guided endonuclease InsQ/TnpB family protein; translated protein: ERAWLAISRFYENCKSKKTGKKGYPRFQKDCRSVEYKTSGWVLNPTKRRITITDKKGISELKLLGKWDIHQYPVKSIKRVRLLRRADGYYCQFCLNIAVTDVQPKTGKEIGLDVGIESFYTDSNGYQEPNPKFHQKAENSIKKSQREIYKKVKGSSGRRKARKIYAKKHLKVSRQRNEHAKRIARNVCTSNDVVVYEDLSVRNLVKNHCLAKSISDAGWYLFRQWIEYFAAKFDKLAIAVPPHYTSQKCSNCGVIVKKSLSTRTHICRCGCELHRDINAAKNILNSAKNREGHSRINATGVGVSTLIGE